A genomic region of Halococcus sediminicola contains the following coding sequences:
- a CDS encoding sugar phosphate nucleotidyltransferase, with translation MDAIVLAGGYATRLWPITKHRPKMFLPVGGMDVIDRIFAELEGDDRIEDVYVSTNERFAPEFERHIDASDFSKPRLSVEETTGEDEKFGVVGALAQLVDRENVDDDLLVIAGDNLISFPISDFLDEFESRDEPTIAAYDVGSKERASSYGLVELDGDRVVDFQEKPDDPKSTLVSIACYAFPAEALAFEEYLAGDNNPDEPGWFVQWLQATRAVYAYTFDGAWFDIGTPESYLETVAWALDGDSTVAADATVENSEIGSGVHVMDGAVVKNSTVERSVVFPDATVENCTVRDSILDEAVDVAGLDLTEALVGAHTKIPDRD, from the coding sequence CATCGGCCGAAGATGTTCCTCCCGGTCGGCGGGATGGACGTCATCGACCGTATCTTCGCCGAACTGGAGGGTGACGACCGTATCGAGGACGTCTACGTGAGTACGAACGAACGTTTCGCCCCGGAGTTCGAACGCCACATCGACGCCAGCGACTTCTCGAAGCCACGGCTCAGCGTCGAGGAGACCACCGGCGAAGACGAGAAATTCGGCGTCGTCGGCGCGCTCGCCCAACTTGTCGACCGCGAGAACGTCGACGACGATTTACTTGTTATCGCCGGCGACAACCTCATCAGCTTCCCCATCAGCGACTTTCTCGACGAGTTCGAATCGCGCGACGAACCGACCATCGCGGCCTACGACGTCGGCTCGAAGGAGCGCGCCTCCTCGTATGGACTGGTCGAACTCGACGGCGACCGCGTCGTGGACTTTCAGGAAAAGCCCGACGACCCCAAGAGCACGTTGGTGTCGATCGCTTGTTACGCCTTCCCGGCGGAAGCGCTCGCCTTCGAGGAGTACCTCGCGGGCGACAACAACCCCGACGAACCGGGATGGTTCGTCCAGTGGCTTCAGGCGACCCGCGCGGTCTACGCCTACACCTTCGACGGCGCGTGGTTCGACATTGGCACGCCCGAGAGCTACCTCGAAACCGTCGCGTGGGCGCTCGACGGCGACTCGACTGTGGCGGCCGACGCCACGGTCGAGAACAGCGAAATCGGCAGCGGCGTCCACGTCATGGACGGCGCGGTAGTGAAAAACTCGACCGTCGAGCGTTCGGTCGTCTTCCCCGACGCCACCGTCGAGAACTGTACCGTGCGCGATTCGATTCTCGACGAGGCAGTCGACGTCGCCGGTCTCGATCTCACCGAGGCGCTCGTCGGCGCGCACACGAAGATCCCCGACCGGGACTGA